Proteins encoded by one window of Methylovirgula ligni:
- the plsY gene encoding glycerol-3-phosphate 1-O-acyltransferase PlsY: MLNSLLALVFGYLCGSIPFGLVLTRFAGTADLRSIGSGNIGATNVLRTGRKDLAAATLLLDALKGLAAVLIVAALAPGVPPLFAAAGAFLGHVFPVWLGFRGGKGVAVFLGCLFGLDWHVALVFVVVWLAVAAVTRYSSAAALVASAATPLALVVDGRRDIAILYGLLTALVWWLHRANIARLLAGTESKIGAKAAAEEA, from the coding sequence GTGCTGAATTCTTTGTTGGCGCTTGTCTTCGGATATTTGTGCGGGTCAATTCCCTTTGGCCTCGTGTTGACGCGTTTTGCCGGCACGGCCGATCTGCGCAGCATCGGCTCCGGCAATATCGGCGCGACCAATGTGTTGCGTACGGGTCGCAAGGATCTCGCGGCGGCGACGCTGCTCCTTGACGCGCTCAAGGGCCTCGCGGCGGTACTGATCGTCGCAGCGCTCGCGCCCGGCGTGCCGCCGCTCTTCGCTGCGGCGGGGGCCTTTCTCGGCCACGTTTTTCCGGTCTGGCTTGGCTTTCGCGGCGGCAAGGGGGTCGCGGTTTTTCTCGGCTGTCTCTTCGGGCTCGATTGGCACGTGGCGCTGGTCTTTGTCGTTGTCTGGCTCGCGGTGGCGGCGGTGACACGCTATTCCTCGGCCGCTGCGCTGGTCGCGAGCGCGGCGACGCCGCTCGCGCTGGTCGTTGACGGGCGTCGCGACATTGCCATTCTCTATGGCCTGCTGACCGCGCTGGTGTGGTGGCTGCATCGCGCCAATATCGCGCGGCTGCTTGCCGGGACGGAATCGAAGATCGGCGCGAAGGCGGCGGCGGAAGAGGCATGA
- a CDS encoding peptidoglycan DD-metalloendopeptidase family protein: protein MHARHAQAGHKPHHRLLLTFAYRAHARTLTIPRFAAFVVFLLIPVAAVIYLAATCYLIFHDDVLAGLMQHQADMQYAYEDRIAALKRDVENINQRSASDAADFAERLRDFSRRQDQVESRTALLATFAAEAKQMHFPADADTPGAVDPAPTAAISPSSAPPATAAGFAAPDPPLDGKPHPAGFDLRLQDGAHPATLPFSTSDAAPADENATQSPNSLAHDLAARYQRTEATDLALLATLERPADRLKRRVHDTLAAVGLSASRFHVGDHAPYGNTAGGVGGPFVPLPVLSDGSAFAGAAAHLQNALATAQDLEAVLPHIPLKAPLPGELEVTSPFGPRIDPFFGRPALHTGVDLHGAYGDSVRATAPGRVSFAGSMGGYGNLVEIDNGNGLATRYAHLSSIDVTVGESVAAGSVVGHIGDTGRATGPHLHYEVRIDGEPVDPERFLHAGQTLAANLAL from the coding sequence ATGCACGCCCGTCACGCTCAAGCTGGCCATAAGCCTCACCACCGTCTCCTTCTGACATTTGCCTATCGCGCCCATGCCCGCACATTGACGATCCCGCGCTTTGCCGCCTTTGTCGTGTTTCTGCTGATCCCGGTTGCCGCGGTGATTTATCTTGCAGCGACCTGCTATCTGATTTTCCACGACGACGTGCTGGCGGGGCTGATGCAGCATCAGGCCGACATGCAATACGCCTATGAAGACCGCATCGCGGCACTGAAGCGCGACGTCGAGAACATCAATCAGCGATCCGCAAGCGACGCCGCCGATTTCGCCGAGCGCCTGCGCGACTTCTCGCGGCGCCAGGATCAGGTTGAGAGCCGCACCGCTCTGCTGGCCACTTTCGCCGCCGAAGCGAAGCAAATGCACTTTCCCGCCGACGCGGACACGCCTGGTGCGGTCGATCCTGCTCCGACGGCGGCCATTTCGCCCTCCTCCGCGCCACCCGCCACGGCGGCCGGCTTTGCCGCGCCGGACCCGCCGCTTGATGGCAAGCCGCACCCGGCGGGCTTCGACCTGAGGCTCCAGGATGGCGCCCATCCGGCAACTTTGCCCTTCAGCACCAGCGACGCGGCCCCGGCCGACGAGAATGCGACGCAATCACCCAACAGCCTCGCGCATGATCTTGCTGCCCGCTACCAGCGCACGGAGGCGACCGATCTCGCCCTCCTCGCGACGCTTGAGCGTCCGGCCGACCGGCTGAAACGCCGCGTCCACGATACGCTCGCCGCTGTCGGACTCTCCGCCAGCCGCTTCCATGTCGGCGATCACGCGCCATACGGCAATACTGCGGGCGGCGTGGGCGGACCTTTCGTGCCGCTGCCGGTTCTCTCCGACGGCTCCGCTTTTGCGGGCGCCGCAGCGCATCTGCAAAACGCTCTTGCGACGGCGCAAGATCTTGAAGCCGTTCTGCCGCATATTCCGTTGAAAGCACCACTGCCCGGCGAGCTTGAGGTGACTTCACCCTTCGGCCCGCGCATCGATCCCTTCTTCGGCCGCCCGGCTTTGCACACGGGCGTCGATCTGCATGGCGCCTATGGCGATTCGGTTCGCGCCACCGCGCCGGGGCGCGTCAGCTTCGCAGGCTCCATGGGCGGCTACGGCAATCTTGTCGAGATCGACAACGGCAACGGTCTGGCGACGCGCTATGCGCATCTCTCCAGCATCGACGTCACGGTGGGAGAAAGCGTCGCGGCTGGCAGCGTTGTCGGTCATATCGGCGATACCGGCCGCGCCACAGGCCCGCATCTGCATTATGAAGTACGAATCGATGGCGAGCCCGTCGATCCCGAGCGATTCCTGCACGCAGGGCAAACCCTCGCCGCCAACCTCGCGCTTTGA
- the dnaE gene encoding DNA polymerase III subunit alpha: MDLPIAENGAGASLGGFDPALAGPGVAVTAAVGFVHLHVHSSFSLREGALSIGRLVKLAMADAMPALAITDSNNLFGALEFSEKLAKEGIQPIIGAALTLDFGDGGQLAPRGAETEAGRATVVLLAKDDEGYRNLMHLASCAWLDPEPGDPPHLHLARLAARSSGLIALTGGPKGPLDRCFALARPEVAARRLEFLQGCFGGTLYVELQRHGLTQERDVEPHLIDLAYRHSLPLIASNEPFFASAEDYEAHDALLCIADGTVVGDQTRRQLTPEHRFKTRAEMREIFADLPEALANSVEAALRCAYRPLTRKPILPRFSRATGDDEAAEAAELVRQAEAGLAARLAKRGLAPGLAEADYSARLAFELDVIVKMKFPGYFLIVADFIKYAKRNGIPVGPGRGSGAGSLVAYALTITDLDPLRFGLLFERFLNPERVSMPDFDIDFCQDRRDEVIRYVRERYGADRVAQIITFGSFLARGVMRNVGRVLEMPLGQVDKLAKLVPQNPAAPVSLKQAIESEPRLREAAEAEPRVARMLKIAETLEGLYSNASTHAAGIVIGDRPLEELVPLYRDPKSDMPATQFNMKWVEPAGLVKFDFLGLKTLTVLDKTVRLLAQRGIVVDLAEIPLDDRKTYEMMGRGEVVGVFQVESAGMRKALVDMRADRFEDLIALVALYRPGPMANIPVYCARKLGDEPVEYLHPGLEPILKETFGVITYQEQVQQIARDLAGYSLGQADILRRAMGKKIKAEMDAQRGRFVSGAVERGLSKAEADKIFDACAKFAEYGFNKSHSAPYALLTYQTAYLKANYPVEFLAASMTLDKGATDKLSEFANEARRLGVKIEPPSVNRSGADFEVAANADGDLSVVYALSAIKGVGEGQSAALVAARGGRPFADLGDFAERISARDVNKRMLECLAAAGAFDALEADRARAAGAIEAILALAHRREDERCAGQSGLFDAERVNPLAGVKVESWSLAERLQHEFESVGFFLSGHPLDAYGAVLQRLRVRRWSDFARAVKQGASADRLAAVVLDRQERRTRSGSKMGIVQLSDQSGQYEAILFQEGLNQYREFLEKGAAVLVALQASVEGEDVRARIISVEPLDQAASRRQKGLRVFLRDPAPLPSIVRGLAGRGDGEVSLVLMTGGGEVEVKLPGRYPANANVASSLKTIPGILNVEYV; the protein is encoded by the coding sequence ATGGACCTTCCGATTGCCGAAAATGGTGCTGGCGCTAGCCTGGGCGGGTTCGATCCCGCACTTGCCGGGCCCGGCGTCGCCGTGACGGCGGCGGTCGGTTTTGTCCATCTCCATGTCCATAGCTCGTTTTCCTTGCGTGAGGGCGCGCTTTCGATCGGCAGGCTGGTGAAGCTGGCGATGGCCGACGCGATGCCGGCGCTGGCGATCACCGACAGCAACAATCTTTTCGGCGCGCTGGAATTTTCCGAAAAGCTCGCCAAGGAAGGCATCCAGCCGATCATCGGCGCGGCACTCACGCTCGATTTTGGCGATGGCGGACAGCTTGCGCCGCGCGGGGCTGAGACGGAGGCCGGCCGGGCCACGGTCGTTCTTCTGGCGAAGGACGATGAGGGCTATCGCAACCTCATGCATCTGGCCTCCTGCGCCTGGCTCGACCCGGAGCCCGGAGACCCGCCGCATCTGCATCTTGCCCGGCTCGCGGCGCGGAGCAGCGGCCTCATTGCGCTTACCGGCGGCCCGAAGGGTCCGCTCGACCGTTGTTTTGCGCTGGCGCGGCCGGAGGTTGCGGCGCGGCGGCTCGAATTCCTGCAAGGCTGTTTTGGCGGCACTCTCTATGTCGAGCTGCAGCGGCACGGTCTGACGCAAGAGCGGGACGTCGAGCCGCATCTGATCGATCTCGCTTACCGCCATTCGCTGCCGCTGATCGCCAGCAACGAGCCCTTCTTCGCCAGCGCTGAAGATTATGAAGCGCATGATGCTTTGCTGTGTATCGCCGACGGAACTGTCGTTGGCGATCAGACACGCCGGCAGCTCACCCCCGAACATCGTTTCAAGACGCGGGCAGAGATGCGCGAGATTTTCGCCGATCTGCCAGAGGCCCTGGCCAATAGCGTCGAAGCGGCCTTGCGTTGCGCCTATCGCCCGTTGACCCGCAAACCGATCCTGCCGCGCTTTTCCCGCGCCACGGGGGATGATGAGGCGGCCGAGGCGGCCGAACTCGTGCGTCAGGCGGAGGCGGGGCTTGCCGCCCGGCTTGCCAAGCGCGGTTTGGCGCCGGGCCTCGCCGAAGCGGACTATAGCGCGCGGCTCGCCTTCGAGCTCGACGTTATCGTCAAGATGAAATTCCCCGGTTATTTCCTCATCGTCGCGGATTTTATCAAATACGCCAAACGCAACGGCATTCCGGTCGGGCCGGGACGCGGTTCCGGCGCGGGTTCGCTCGTGGCTTATGCGTTGACGATCACCGATCTCGATCCGCTACGGTTCGGCCTTCTGTTCGAGCGCTTCCTCAATCCCGAGCGCGTATCGATGCCGGACTTCGACATCGACTTCTGTCAGGACCGTCGCGACGAGGTTATTCGTTATGTGCGCGAGCGTTACGGCGCGGATCGCGTCGCGCAGATCATCACCTTCGGCTCTTTTCTCGCGCGCGGCGTCATGCGCAACGTGGGCCGCGTCCTCGAAATGCCGCTCGGCCAGGTCGACAAGCTCGCCAAGCTGGTGCCGCAAAATCCGGCAGCGCCGGTCTCGCTGAAACAGGCGATCGAATCCGAGCCGCGGCTGCGCGAGGCGGCGGAGGCCGAGCCGCGCGTCGCGCGCATGTTGAAAATCGCCGAGACGCTCGAAGGGCTTTATTCCAATGCCTCGACCCATGCGGCGGGTATCGTCATCGGCGACCGGCCGCTCGAAGAGCTTGTGCCGCTCTATCGCGATCCGAAGTCGGATATGCCGGCGACCCAGTTCAACATGAAATGGGTCGAGCCCGCGGGGCTCGTCAAATTCGACTTCCTCGGCCTGAAGACGCTGACGGTGCTCGACAAGACGGTGCGGCTCCTGGCGCAGCGCGGCATTGTCGTCGATCTCGCCGAAATTCCGCTCGACGACCGCAAGACCTACGAGATGATGGGGCGCGGCGAGGTGGTCGGCGTGTTCCAGGTGGAAAGCGCGGGCATGCGCAAGGCGCTTGTCGATATGCGCGCCGACCGTTTCGAGGATTTGATCGCGCTTGTCGCGCTCTACCGGCCCGGGCCGATGGCGAATATTCCGGTCTATTGCGCCCGCAAGCTGGGTGACGAACCGGTGGAATATCTGCACCCCGGGCTTGAGCCGATCCTGAAGGAAACATTCGGCGTTATCACCTATCAGGAGCAGGTGCAGCAGATCGCCCGCGACCTCGCCGGCTATAGCCTCGGGCAGGCCGACATTCTGCGCCGTGCGATGGGTAAGAAGATCAAGGCCGAGATGGATGCGCAGCGCGGCCGCTTCGTCTCCGGGGCGGTTGAGCGCGGTCTTTCAAAGGCGGAAGCGGACAAGATCTTCGATGCCTGCGCGAAATTCGCCGAATATGGATTCAACAAATCGCATTCGGCGCCTTATGCGCTGTTGACCTATCAGACCGCCTATTTGAAGGCCAATTATCCCGTCGAATTCCTCGCCGCGTCGATGACGCTCGACAAAGGCGCCACCGATAAATTATCGGAATTCGCCAACGAGGCGCGCCGCCTCGGAGTCAAGATCGAGCCGCCGTCGGTCAACCGCTCCGGCGCCGATTTCGAAGTCGCCGCCAATGCCGATGGCGACTTGTCCGTCGTTTATGCGCTCTCGGCGATCAAGGGTGTCGGCGAAGGCCAGTCCGCTGCGCTGGTCGCGGCGCGGGGCGGGCGCCCGTTTGCCGATCTTGGCGATTTCGCCGAGCGGATTTCGGCCCGCGATGTCAACAAGCGCATGCTGGAATGTCTCGCCGCGGCGGGCGCCTTCGACGCGCTCGAGGCCGATCGGGCGCGCGCCGCCGGCGCGATCGAGGCGATCCTGGCTTTGGCGCATCGGCGCGAGGACGAGCGTTGCGCCGGCCAATCCGGGCTTTTTGATGCCGAGCGCGTCAACCCGCTCGCCGGCGTCAAGGTTGAGAGCTGGTCGTTGGCGGAGCGGCTGCAGCACGAGTTCGAATCCGTCGGCTTCTTCCTCTCCGGCCATCCGCTCGATGCTTACGGCGCCGTGCTTCAACGGCTGCGCGTGCGGCGCTGGAGCGATTTTGCCCGGGCGGTGAAGCAGGGGGCTTCCGCCGATCGTCTCGCCGCCGTCGTTCTCGACCGGCAGGAGCGGCGCACCCGTTCCGGCAGCAAGATGGGCATCGTGCAATTGTCGGATCAATCCGGCCAATATGAAGCTATCCTGTTTCAGGAAGGGCTCAATCAATACCGCGAGTTTTTGGAGAAAGGTGCGGCGGTTCTCGTCGCGTTGCAGGCAAGTGTCGAAGGCGAGGATGTGCGCGCGCGCATCATCTCCGTTGAGCCGCTCGATCAGGCGGCGAGCCGCCGGCAAAAGGGGCTGCGTGTCTTCCTCCGTGATCCCGCGCCGCTGCCCTCGATCGTCCGCGGCCTCGCCGGGCGGGGCGATGGCGAGGTTTCGCTCGTCCTGATGACGGGCGGCGGCGAAGTCGAGGTGAAATTGCCTGGCAGATATCCCGCCAACGCCAATGTCGCCTCGTCGCTGAAGACGATTCCGGGCATCCTCAACGTCGAATATGTGTGA
- the dprA gene encoding DNA-processing protein DprA, with amino-acid sequence MSGGAAGSVKLSDAQRFDWLRLWRSENIGPRTFHALVHRYGGARGALEALPRLMPRGRAVKIAKVEDIAREFDAAARYGTTFAAFGEADYPARLFRIDAAPPLVALRGHLPAFQRPAVAVVGSRNASAAGLAFTERLVRGLAEAGFVIVSGLARGIDQRAHRTSCANGSIAVLAGGLDKIYPAEHAPLLESLLEHGAAISEMPFGWEARGRDFPRRNRIISGLADGVVIVEAAHRSGSLITARFASEQGREVFAVPGSPLDPRAEGTNQLIRDGATLCTSVVDVIEGLARQIVEVPTPGLSEGVSGGPFDALLWDELDLLEGVAMPRAQGEGAQSLDSPPEGDATDTAGGQSPQARLVTLLGPSPVSVDELARSANLSTGETRAILLELELSGKLVRSGGDLVSLTGSV; translated from the coding sequence ATGAGCGGCGGCGCGGCGGGGAGTGTCAAACTTTCTGACGCGCAGCGTTTCGATTGGCTGCGGCTCTGGCGGAGCGAGAACATCGGCCCGCGCACTTTTCATGCGCTCGTCCATCGCTATGGCGGCGCGCGCGGGGCGCTGGAGGCGCTACCCCGGCTGATGCCGCGTGGCCGCGCGGTGAAGATTGCAAAAGTCGAGGATATCGCGCGCGAATTTGACGCCGCCGCCCGCTATGGCACGACCTTCGCGGCTTTCGGCGAAGCCGATTATCCTGCACGCCTCTTCAGGATCGACGCGGCGCCGCCCCTCGTCGCCCTGCGCGGCCATCTGCCGGCGTTTCAGCGTCCGGCGGTCGCGGTCGTCGGTTCGCGCAATGCCTCGGCGGCGGGGCTCGCCTTCACCGAGCGACTGGTGCGCGGGCTGGCCGAGGCTGGCTTTGTCATCGTCTCTGGTCTCGCCCGCGGCATCGATCAGCGCGCGCACAGGACGAGTTGCGCGAACGGCTCGATCGCGGTTCTGGCCGGCGGCCTCGATAAAATCTATCCGGCCGAACACGCGCCGCTGCTTGAATCGCTGCTGGAGCATGGCGCGGCGATCAGCGAAATGCCGTTCGGCTGGGAGGCGCGCGGCCGCGATTTCCCGCGCCGCAACCGCATCATTTCGGGGCTTGCGGATGGAGTCGTGATTGTCGAGGCGGCGCACCGCTCCGGTTCGCTCATCACCGCGCGATTCGCCAGCGAGCAGGGGCGCGAGGTCTTCGCCGTTCCGGGGTCGCCGCTCGATCCGCGCGCCGAAGGCACAAATCAATTGATTCGCGACGGAGCAACGCTCTGCACATCGGTCGTGGACGTGATTGAGGGGCTGGCGCGGCAAATTGTTGAGGTGCCAACCCCTGGTTTGTCAGAAGGCGTGAGCGGCGGACCGTTCGACGCGCTTTTATGGGATGAACTTGATCTGCTGGAGGGTGTGGCCATGCCGCGCGCTCAGGGCGAGGGCGCCCAGTCGCTTGATTCGCCGCCGGAAGGCGACGCGACTGATACAGCCGGCGGACAGTCGCCACAGGCGCGACTCGTTACTTTGCTCGGCCCATCGCCGGTCTCGGTCGACGAACTCGCGCGCAGCGCAAATCTATCGACGGGCGAAACACGTGCGATTCTTCTTGAACTGGAATTGTCAGGAAAACTCGTCCGCAGCGGCGGCGATCTGGTCAGTCTGACGGGCTCAGTTTGA